One genomic window of Salmo salar chromosome ssa12, Ssal_v3.1, whole genome shotgun sequence includes the following:
- the LOC106591949 gene encoding guanine nucleotide-binding protein G(I)/G(S)/G(O) subunit gamma-13, whose protein sequence is MEDLDLPQMKREVESLQYQLAINREKSSITVTELVKWIEGCVCDDPFLNPELMRANPWVEKGKCVIL, encoded by the exons ATGGAGGACCTGGACCTTCcccagatgaagagagaggtggagagtctTCAGTACCAGCTGGCCATCAACAGAGAGAAATCATCCATCACTGTTACTGA GCTGGTGAAATGGatcgaggggtgtgtgtgtgacgacCCGTTCCTGAACCCAGAGCTGATGAGGGCCAACCCCTGGGTGGAGAAAGGCAAATGTGTGATCCTCTAA